A genome region from Fibrobacter sp. UWB15 includes the following:
- a CDS encoding aminotransferase class I/II-fold pyridoxal phosphate-dependent enzyme, protein MELDKASKALSKETQSVNLSYWNSGSEYKAKLKDILKYESGQDIFDYQYYLPESIKKSIANKLGFSSEDFYESQSFAFSQSTHSIVTIAVFLSQRNLKTGIIAPAYFTAQTCLDDLKVAYHVFNEFIPDFNQNFDIGPLINSDCEAFWFTSPINSTSVYFNQNVINDIQELLDAGKWVILDEALCVNGKELSRTLGIQKKLIYIYSPHKALGIQGIKFSVIVTHKKFTDEIDRLKDCYGGSLNYLSELGARHFISQNYDECLRFYNQFWSDNYKRVHQILANYHFAHVSPDISGHYAMIFLDGCIGTENFNFAIKKLIKEKGYLIFPGVMHGFDISKQFCFRINLLLNKTDLEKGLISVLDYMGKFIENA, encoded by the coding sequence ATGGAACTTGACAAGGCATCAAAAGCCCTGTCAAAAGAAACGCAGTCTGTAAATCTATCTTACTGGAATTCCGGCTCCGAATACAAGGCAAAACTCAAAGATATCCTCAAATACGAATCCGGACAGGATATTTTTGACTATCAATATTATCTTCCAGAATCCATCAAGAAAAGCATCGCAAACAAATTAGGCTTTTCTAGCGAAGATTTCTATGAATCCCAAAGTTTTGCCTTTTCGCAAAGCACCCATTCGATTGTAACAATCGCAGTATTCCTTTCACAAAGAAATTTAAAAACAGGAATCATTGCGCCAGCATACTTTACTGCACAGACCTGCCTAGACGATTTAAAAGTCGCCTACCACGTTTTTAACGAATTCATTCCCGACTTCAATCAAAATTTTGATATCGGCCCCCTTATAAATTCGGACTGCGAAGCATTCTGGTTCACCTCTCCCATCAACTCGACAAGCGTTTATTTCAATCAAAATGTCATAAACGACATTCAAGAACTTCTAGATGCAGGAAAATGGGTTATATTGGACGAGGCCTTATGCGTAAACGGGAAGGAACTTTCAAGAACACTAGGAATTCAAAAAAAATTAATTTATATCTATAGCCCACATAAGGCTCTAGGAATTCAGGGGATTAAATTTTCTGTCATTGTCACACATAAAAAGTTCACTGACGAAATTGATAGGCTCAAAGATTGTTACGGAGGCTCCCTAAATTATCTAAGTGAATTGGGAGCACGCCACTTCATCTCCCAAAATTACGACGAATGCCTTCGTTTTTACAATCAATTTTGGAGCGACAATTACAAACGAGTTCATCAGATTCTAGCAAATTACCATTTCGCTCATGTGTCACCTGATATATCCGGTCATTACGCCATGATTTTTCTTGATGGGTGTATAGGAACTGAAAATTTTAATTTCGCCATAAAAAAACTAATCAAGGAAAAGGGATATTTAATTTTTCCGGGTGTCATGCACGGTTTTGACATAAGCAAACAGTTCTGTTTTAGAATCAACCTGCTCCTGAACAAGACTGATTTGGAAAAAGGACTTATTTCAGTTCTTGACTACATGGGCAAATTCATCGAGAATGCATAA
- a CDS encoding amino acid adenylation domain-containing protein, producing the protein MAKEKFFSVQDKLTEHAQKTPDAIAVICADKELSYKELDQESDYLAASLFALIPEIRQGDFITLVLDRSFSIHIAIMGVLKTGAAFIPLTLDTPPERIAYSINDSKSKAIITTAKIKAELLEIGKCTCKIFTLEELLAKAKKEHLKKQVVHVSPDDMAMCIYTSGSTGNPKGVTLNHRAIYEEFFPEQWIAIAQYQIHRLADISPFTFILFYTGFFYCIYAGALFYLNKENELKDLTNFSEQIKKYQLDSVIGIPSFIEILLSAADKENFESIIGLYMGGEPLSPEHAAKIFSKLPTVKIINGYGTTETCSMAVCKVLQNTTSSFTNGIPYRTKVFIVDEEGNELGPNQKGELLIQGKTLSCGYLNRPDDTAKSFIEYRGERTYKSGDLAYRTDNGEIVICGRADDMVKLNGQRIELQEIEQSILKIEAIKQATVILKTNEKENFLVAFIVADTDISTKAIKEELSRILPPYMIPSVFVTLDKMPLNKHGKIDKQSLKTMDISFKHLNEDSSEIGIENILCSAVKKVLDLKRDPSKEDNFFELGGSSISAVELIIEIEKHHLTLTVSDIYYGKTIDRIAKKIQSNKNTDDNEKYEEQCRKKTFDIKAEQEFFLSEEEQKSGSNYVYNFSYVVTLGNQYDEKKLCEAVDKTLQKHPMMMSVFSKDESGKYSVSYRPELRKKTELWHTTEKEFNKFREKPERPFNLFGEHLYRTKMIVTEKNKYLFVEVHHSLGDYYSCFIFSVQIFNEYYQEKSGGDFYYSYLQDLENTKKSTKYTEAKRYYESLKGDSKWCCVLEYDHTKSFGRSAYLDYDLGISLDQMNQAEKRRSTSRNELSIAAAILALSEMTGKKKICYTWTYDNRKEGKYLETIGSFEENLPIFIDLEITDSPSKVLSEISEQILKGIFYSECLGDIFYNDELDTYTLEIIYQKQVHENTMLNLIPPEVQIEEVGLNRNAAMPFEIEVRENPSSLSLFIEYAENLYTPKQALQYAELLKKNLNLLMST; encoded by the coding sequence ATGGCTAAAGAAAAATTTTTCTCTGTTCAAGACAAACTTACCGAACACGCACAAAAAACGCCCGACGCCATTGCCGTTATCTGCGCAGACAAGGAACTTTCGTACAAGGAACTTGACCAGGAATCCGATTATTTGGCGGCATCGCTTTTCGCCCTGATTCCAGAAATCAGACAAGGGGATTTCATCACTCTTGTATTGGACAGGTCTTTCTCTATTCATATCGCCATCATGGGCGTTTTAAAAACGGGTGCGGCCTTTATCCCGCTTACACTCGACACGCCTCCTGAAAGAATTGCATACAGCATCAACGATTCCAAATCGAAAGCCATCATTACAACCGCAAAAATCAAGGCGGAACTTCTAGAAATAGGCAAATGCACTTGCAAGATTTTCACACTAGAAGAACTCCTTGCCAAAGCGAAAAAAGAACATTTAAAAAAACAAGTTGTTCATGTAAGCCCCGATGACATGGCAATGTGCATTTACACCTCAGGTTCTACAGGAAATCCCAAAGGGGTCACGCTTAATCACAGGGCCATTTACGAAGAATTCTTTCCAGAACAATGGATCGCCATTGCCCAATATCAAATTCATCGATTGGCCGACATATCCCCATTCACGTTCATCCTTTTTTATACAGGATTCTTTTATTGCATTTATGCAGGCGCCCTATTTTACCTTAACAAAGAAAATGAGCTTAAAGATTTAACAAATTTTTCAGAACAGATCAAGAAGTATCAACTGGATTCCGTAATTGGAATACCTTCATTCATAGAAATTCTACTTTCTGCGGCAGACAAAGAAAATTTTGAAAGCATTATTGGCCTTTACATGGGCGGAGAGCCGCTCTCTCCGGAGCATGCCGCAAAAATCTTCAGCAAACTCCCTACCGTAAAAATCATCAATGGGTACGGTACGACAGAAACTTGCTCCATGGCTGTGTGCAAGGTATTGCAAAATACAACAAGTTCCTTCACAAATGGAATTCCATACCGGACAAAAGTCTTCATCGTAGATGAAGAAGGAAACGAACTTGGACCAAACCAGAAGGGAGAACTTTTAATACAGGGCAAGACGCTTTCTTGCGGTTACTTGAATCGCCCCGATGATACGGCAAAGAGCTTTATAGAATACAGAGGCGAAAGAACATACAAATCTGGGGATCTTGCCTATAGGACCGACAACGGAGAAATTGTGATCTGCGGGCGAGCCGACGATATGGTAAAGTTAAACGGACAGCGAATCGAACTCCAGGAAATAGAACAATCCATCTTAAAAATTGAAGCCATTAAGCAAGCAACCGTTATTTTAAAGACAAACGAAAAAGAGAATTTCCTAGTCGCGTTCATTGTTGCAGACACAGACATATCTACAAAGGCTATCAAGGAAGAACTATCAAGGATTCTTCCACCTTATATGATTCCTTCGGTTTTTGTAACGCTTGACAAGATGCCCTTAAATAAACACGGGAAAATTGACAAGCAAAGCCTAAAAACAATGGATATTTCGTTTAAGCATTTAAACGAGGATTCTTCAGAAATTGGCATCGAAAACATCTTATGTTCTGCGGTCAAAAAAGTTCTTGATCTAAAAAGAGACCCTTCCAAAGAAGATAATTTCTTTGAGCTAGGCGGATCCTCTATATCAGCCGTTGAGCTAATCATCGAGATAGAAAAGCATCATTTAACGCTGACGGTTTCAGATATCTACTACGGAAAGACAATCGATCGAATTGCAAAAAAAATACAATCAAACAAGAACACAGATGACAATGAAAAATATGAAGAACAATGCCGAAAAAAAACATTCGACATAAAGGCAGAGCAAGAATTTTTCCTATCTGAAGAAGAACAAAAATCCGGCAGTAATTACGTTTACAACTTTTCGTACGTTGTCACACTCGGAAATCAATACGATGAAAAAAAACTATGCGAAGCCGTTGACAAGACACTTCAAAAGCATCCGATGATGATGTCTGTTTTTTCGAAAGATGAATCGGGAAAATACTCCGTCTCATACCGCCCTGAATTGAGAAAAAAAACAGAATTATGGCACACCACCGAAAAAGAATTCAACAAGTTTAGAGAAAAACCGGAGCGCCCATTCAATTTATTCGGAGAACATCTGTATAGAACCAAAATGATTGTAACAGAGAAAAACAAGTACCTCTTTGTAGAAGTTCATCATTCCCTGGGAGACTATTATTCGTGTTTTATATTTTCCGTCCAGATATTCAACGAATATTACCAAGAAAAATCAGGAGGCGACTTTTATTATTCGTACTTACAAGACCTAGAAAACACCAAGAAGTCTACAAAATATACTGAGGCAAAAAGATATTACGAATCCCTAAAGGGCGATTCCAAGTGGTGCTGCGTACTTGAATATGACCATACAAAATCTTTCGGGAGAAGCGCTTATTTGGATTACGATTTAGGAATCTCCCTAGATCAAATGAACCAAGCCGAAAAAAGACGTTCTACATCCAGGAATGAACTTTCTATTGCGGCGGCAATACTTGCCCTCTCCGAGATGACAGGAAAAAAGAAAATCTGCTACACCTGGACTTATGACAACCGAAAAGAAGGCAAGTACCTCGAAACCATTGGCAGTTTCGAAGAAAATCTACCCATCTTTATCGATCTTGAAATAACGGATTCTCCCTCAAAAGTTCTTTCCGAGATTTCAGAACAAATCCTAAAGGGCATTTTCTATTCGGAATGCCTAGGTGATATTTTCTACAATGACGAACTGGACACATACACCTTGGAAATCATCTATCAAAAGCAAGTCCATGAAAACACCATGCTGAACCTGATTCCGCCGGAGGTTCAAATCGAAGAAGTGGGTTTGAACCGCAATGCGGCAATGCCTTTCGAAATAGAGGTCCGCGAAAATCCTTCGAGCCTATCCCTGTTTATCGAGTATGCGGAAAATCTATACACTCCAAAACAGGCGTTACAGTATGCGGAACTGTTAAAAAAGAATTTGAACCTTTTGATGAGTACCTAA
- a CDS encoding MATE family efflux transporter — translation MSKTFLSKKFLSLLVSGTVYMIVVPILLLSDSVIAGLVLGETSVAGISLVTPAYSLAAFFGGILSIGVPILYNRAMGEFDQAKATQYFRVGLTAAVSIGVLLFFAFTLLGDTYLHFFEATPAVFEQAKQYFFWYKLTILILPLFLLMCEAVFSDGDDTISTIAGILQLVVNIALSIILAKSMGIEGIALGSFIGTALALLVTSLHLFKKGNSLKIGFHFSIAKIFHIAKYSTIDASTYLFFACFAVIVEKYITFAFGSEMLIIASVIFFAKEFQIIFDGIGEAITPLINIYLGEESYRGIKNCYKLAQKAAIVEGVLMTIIIAAAAPLIVKIYGIENPKIAEEAINGARIIALGLTGTSLLYLLSSYYLLIDKIFLGALLCGLRDVIVAVPFLFILGEKFGIYGFFIGIALSSIFAYIVSTLFIRTKYGKENYPLLLADKEKRLNYRFYELKLEPELIIDVQKQIERYLQENGINKKIIAKVKLLIEELFMLIFEKNGNAATYAECSVFIREDGIQIITKDDGILFDLSNDDVIAGSITEFMVSGYMEKMKNNKMYLTTMSYNRNTFKVKFEA, via the coding sequence ATGAGCAAGACATTTCTGTCTAAAAAGTTTCTTTCGCTACTGGTTTCGGGAACAGTCTACATGATTGTCGTTCCAATCCTGTTGCTGTCGGATTCCGTGATTGCAGGCCTTGTCTTAGGAGAAACGAGCGTCGCCGGCATCAGCCTTGTAACCCCCGCATATTCCCTAGCCGCTTTTTTTGGCGGAATCCTTTCGATTGGCGTTCCTATCTTGTACAACCGCGCCATGGGAGAATTCGATCAAGCGAAAGCAACCCAGTATTTCAGGGTCGGATTGACCGCTGCTGTTAGCATAGGCGTACTCTTGTTCTTTGCCTTTACGCTGTTGGGCGACACCTATCTCCATTTTTTTGAAGCGACCCCCGCTGTTTTTGAACAGGCCAAGCAGTATTTCTTTTGGTACAAGCTAACCATTCTGATTTTGCCTTTATTCCTACTGATGTGCGAAGCCGTATTTTCAGATGGAGACGACACGATTAGCACAATCGCAGGCATCTTACAGCTAGTTGTCAACATCGCCCTCTCCATCATCTTGGCAAAATCCATGGGCATCGAAGGAATTGCCCTGGGCTCGTTTATCGGTACCGCACTTGCACTTTTAGTGACAAGTCTCCACTTATTCAAAAAAGGAAACTCGCTAAAAATCGGATTTCACTTTTCAATTGCAAAAATTTTTCACATAGCGAAATACAGTACGATCGATGCGAGCACCTATCTATTTTTCGCCTGCTTTGCCGTGATTGTCGAAAAATACATCACATTCGCATTCGGTTCTGAAATGCTGATTATTGCCTCCGTTATTTTCTTTGCAAAAGAGTTTCAGATTATTTTTGACGGCATCGGAGAGGCCATTACACCCCTCATCAACATCTATCTAGGCGAAGAATCCTACCGCGGCATTAAAAATTGCTACAAGCTTGCGCAGAAAGCGGCTATTGTCGAAGGGGTTTTAATGACCATCATCATAGCGGCAGCAGCTCCACTCATCGTAAAAATTTACGGCATCGAGAATCCAAAAATCGCCGAGGAGGCCATCAACGGGGCACGCATTATTGCACTTGGGCTCACCGGAACCAGTCTTCTCTACTTGCTCTCTTCGTATTATCTGCTCATCGACAAGATTTTTCTTGGGGCACTTCTCTGCGGATTACGCGACGTGATTGTCGCCGTCCCCTTTCTATTCATTCTCGGCGAAAAATTTGGAATTTACGGTTTCTTTATCGGGATTGCCCTTTCGAGTATTTTCGCCTACATCGTCTCGACACTATTTATCCGCACCAAATACGGCAAAGAAAACTACCCGTTGCTACTTGCAGATAAAGAAAAACGACTGAACTACCGCTTCTACGAACTTAAGCTGGAGCCGGAATTGATTATTGATGTTCAAAAGCAGATAGAGCGATACCTTCAGGAAAATGGCATCAACAAAAAAATCATAGCCAAAGTCAAATTGCTCATTGAAGAGCTTTTTATGCTTATTTTTGAGAAAAACGGGAACGCGGCAACCTATGCGGAATGTTCCGTCTTTATTCGAGAAGATGGAATCCAGATTATCACCAAGGACGATGGCATTTTATTTGACTTATCAAATGACGATGTAATCGCGGGTTCCATAACCGAGTTCATGGTTTCGGGATACATGGAAAAAATGAAAAATAACAAGATGTACCTCACGACCATGAGTTACAACCGTAACACATTCAAGGTAAAATTCGAGGCATAA
- a CDS encoding PP2C family protein-serine/threonine phosphatase, protein MTYEQIADTLFVEISVFTTLLTAFMLYNNIVLYKMSFKDKLSIMLVSATVLSAFDGIWHFVDGNLTYKILNYACAYIFAIAMMLGSSMFTRFSLNQFEIKMSSKKLHHALFIAPTVLTVILCLTTPWTGLVYSIDEHGEIQYGIIFDYCLVPIAFMYAGSPLLQSFYYLIRRRKSNAEKKFYGQCILTTSLLIAGIEFIQLFVLDLDENYLETSLSTAIALTFFTTNVNTNRFVKNREKIVAVETDLNLAANIQTGSLPSAEGVLVNHPDVNIYATMDTAKEVGGDFYDFFEIDGTHIAFVIADISGKGVPAALFSMTVKTMIKDHASMKLSTAQIFTDVNRILCESNPEEMFATAWIGILDTKTRIMKFTNAGHNAPCFARKGENFEFLKNKHGLFLAGMDDTQYKESEIQLQDGDNLLIYTDGLTEAHNGSGELYGEERLLKKLNSADVRGGKAFLTQIKEDLQAFVGDAEQFDDITMLSISLR, encoded by the coding sequence ATGACCTATGAACAAATTGCAGATACCCTGTTTGTAGAAATATCCGTTTTCACGACCTTGCTAACCGCATTCATGTTGTACAACAACATCGTACTGTACAAGATGAGCTTCAAGGACAAGCTTTCCATTATGCTTGTGTCGGCAACGGTCTTGTCTGCTTTTGACGGAATCTGGCATTTTGTAGATGGGAATCTTACATACAAAATCCTTAACTACGCCTGCGCCTATATTTTTGCAATTGCAATGATGCTCGGTTCATCGATGTTTACGCGATTTTCGTTGAATCAATTTGAAATCAAGATGAGTTCAAAAAAATTGCATCACGCGCTATTTATCGCACCCACCGTCCTTACCGTTATTTTATGTCTAACGACACCTTGGACCGGTCTAGTATACTCCATCGACGAACATGGGGAAATTCAATATGGCATCATCTTTGATTATTGTTTGGTACCGATTGCGTTCATGTACGCAGGTTCACCATTGTTGCAGTCCTTCTATTACTTAATCCGACGCCGAAAATCAAATGCAGAAAAGAAATTCTATGGTCAATGTATTTTGACAACCTCCTTATTGATTGCAGGAATTGAATTTATTCAGCTATTCGTCTTGGATCTTGATGAAAATTATCTAGAAACCAGCCTTTCAACCGCCATCGCACTCACCTTCTTTACAACAAACGTGAACACGAATAGGTTCGTCAAGAATCGCGAGAAAATAGTGGCCGTCGAAACCGATCTGAATCTCGCCGCAAACATTCAAACAGGTTCTCTTCCTTCCGCAGAGGGCGTTCTTGTCAACCACCCCGACGTAAACATTTACGCGACCATGGATACAGCCAAGGAGGTCGGCGGAGATTTTTACGATTTCTTTGAAATCGATGGCACGCATATTGCATTTGTCATCGCCGATATTTCGGGCAAAGGTGTTCCCGCGGCCCTCTTCTCGATGACCGTGAAGACGATGATCAAAGACCACGCTTCGATGAAACTGTCCACGGCTCAGATCTTTACCGATGTCAACCGAATCCTGTGTGAAAGCAACCCCGAAGAAATGTTTGCCACAGCATGGATTGGCATTCTAGACACCAAGACTCGCATCATGAAATTCACAAATGCTGGCCACAACGCCCCCTGTTTTGCAAGAAAGGGCGAAAATTTTGAATTTTTGAAGAACAAGCATGGGTTATTCCTTGCAGGCATGGACGATACACAGTACAAGGAATCCGAGATTCAATTACAGGATGGCGACAACCTTTTAATCTATACCGACGGATTAACCGAAGCGCACAACGGCTCAGGGGAACTTTATGGCGAAGAGAGACTGCTGAAAAAGCTCAATTCGGCCGATGTCCGTGGCGGCAAAGCATTCTTGACTCAAATCAAGGAAGACCTGCAAGCTTTTGTGGGTGATGCCGAACAATTCGACGACATTACCATGTTGTCCATTTCTCTCAGGTAG
- a CDS encoding DNA translocase FtsK — protein sequence MATQKKSSSKKLGKSTKSSKKDDFQTSEQGFGSILGGWSLVGFGLILMLGCICSAYSGVKENFLGPYLGKMFPDALAFVFGRVASLIVSAALVLWGAALVSVVRRGRFVRYAVGLSLLSVVFSFLFSLRNYGVAKVSKEALIQGGGALGQFFNQFVVTPLFGKALLLPVCISLAVIGLILVIAFGLRPRHFKFVVQTTNWLKSVFHKKDSVGCSGYEPVDTRRMPQVQTNMDLPGAGLPRGVYMDDNTVNIKPDGFKIRRKNKVTPFNGRSNWMDDEFSLNGTTDEVPNLPDEVLQTVPPRRAKEMAPQPDSTNNMVGGYNLDEDPEIRRLEDYLRQNGGKMNALEIVEVKEKIAALKRARDLIAWEKDHRGRMQVKGDVRREGGVTGSMATRTVANPMPTGTLPAAKGATQRSMTQANAQNADERTVMAGEPTVGNGAPFNAEDLLGGDGAKTIDEAVSDDDTFVPEVYGADDVGEVPEIPDGTLGASFGAVSSGTSTSGMKAAPIPQRDPTTVYDEYKVPAISDILEEHEPQTADYSEEELNAIGKMLEEKLENFKVKGRVIGCETGPMITRFEVEPGPGMKVSRFSALQEDLALPLRVSSVRILAPIPGKAAVGIEIPNRKFQTVYSLDVFQSEKFKPSPEKILVALGKDITGEAFTMDLAKAPHLLIAGQTGSGKSVCINALMASMLFSKTPDELRMILVDPKAVELKMYENIPHLLAPVITKPEIAIQALQWLCYEMDRRTEVLASAKVRNIGGFNAKFEAGELPDEVPEEDRSHRMAFIVVIIDEMADLMMVAGKEIEKNVARLAAKARAVGIHLVLATQRPSVKVITGIIKANLPTRISFKVASQIDARTVMDHAGAEKLLGRGDMLYKAVNDPEPVRVHGAFLSDEEAEKLADACSDQNVFYPQVESFDVSDGEGDEDGDGGGKDLGKLDKLLYDVAVWAVECRGLSTSAVQRHFSMGFSRAGKIVDQLYSLGVCGPAKGNSKPRAMLLGIEEIQNMERSGKFG from the coding sequence TTGGCTACTCAAAAGAAATCATCATCAAAAAAATTGGGAAAATCGACTAAGTCTTCAAAAAAAGACGATTTTCAAACCTCGGAACAGGGCTTTGGCTCCATTCTTGGCGGTTGGTCCCTGGTGGGCTTTGGCCTTATATTGATGCTTGGTTGCATTTGTTCTGCTTATAGCGGCGTGAAAGAGAATTTTTTGGGCCCATACTTGGGTAAAATGTTCCCTGATGCGTTAGCTTTCGTTTTTGGCCGTGTAGCCTCGCTGATTGTTTCTGCGGCGCTGGTTTTGTGGGGCGCAGCCTTGGTGTCTGTTGTAAGGCGAGGCCGTTTTGTCCGCTACGCGGTGGGTCTTTCTCTTTTGTCGGTGGTGTTTTCTTTCCTCTTCTCGCTCCGCAATTACGGCGTGGCGAAGGTTTCCAAGGAGGCCCTGATTCAGGGCGGTGGTGCCCTTGGACAGTTCTTTAACCAGTTTGTGGTGACGCCGCTTTTTGGAAAGGCTCTCTTGTTGCCGGTCTGCATTTCGCTTGCGGTCATCGGCTTGATTCTGGTGATTGCCTTTGGCCTTCGCCCGAGGCATTTCAAGTTTGTGGTTCAGACGACAAATTGGCTCAAGTCGGTGTTCCATAAGAAGGATTCGGTTGGCTGCAGTGGTTATGAACCGGTGGATACCCGCCGTATGCCTCAAGTGCAGACCAATATGGATTTGCCGGGTGCAGGACTTCCGCGTGGCGTCTACATGGACGACAATACGGTGAATATCAAGCCCGACGGTTTCAAGATTCGTCGCAAGAACAAGGTGACGCCTTTCAATGGTCGCAGCAACTGGATGGATGACGAATTCAGCTTGAACGGAACCACGGACGAGGTGCCGAACCTTCCGGACGAAGTTTTGCAGACTGTACCGCCCCGCCGCGCAAAGGAGATGGCTCCGCAGCCTGATTCTACGAATAATATGGTTGGCGGCTATAACTTGGACGAAGATCCTGAAATCCGCAGGCTCGAAGATTATTTGCGTCAGAACGGCGGCAAGATGAATGCCCTTGAAATCGTAGAAGTCAAGGAAAAGATTGCGGCCCTCAAGCGCGCCCGCGACTTGATCGCCTGGGAAAAGGACCACCGCGGCCGTATGCAGGTCAAGGGCGATGTACGCCGCGAAGGTGGCGTAACGGGTTCTATGGCAACACGCACGGTCGCCAATCCGATGCCGACGGGAACGCTGCCTGCCGCAAAGGGTGCTACGCAAAGAAGTATGACGCAGGCCAATGCTCAAAATGCTGACGAACGCACTGTGATGGCGGGCGAGCCGACTGTTGGTAACGGGGCTCCCTTTAATGCCGAGGACTTGCTCGGTGGTGACGGCGCTAAAACAATCGATGAGGCCGTCTCTGATGACGATACGTTCGTGCCTGAAGTTTACGGTGCCGACGATGTGGGCGAAGTCCCTGAAATTCCGGACGGAACGTTGGGTGCTTCGTTTGGGGCGGTCTCTAGTGGAACTTCAACTTCGGGGATGAAGGCTGCCCCGATTCCGCAGCGTGACCCGACGACGGTTTACGACGAATACAAGGTGCCCGCGATTAGTGATATTCTGGAAGAACATGAGCCGCAGACCGCCGATTACAGCGAAGAAGAACTGAACGCTATCGGCAAGATGCTCGAAGAAAAACTTGAAAACTTCAAGGTGAAGGGCCGCGTGATTGGTTGCGAAACGGGCCCGATGATTACCCGCTTTGAGGTGGAGCCGGGCCCGGGCATGAAGGTGAGCCGGTTCTCTGCCTTGCAAGAAGACTTGGCGCTTCCGCTCCGTGTTTCGTCGGTGCGTATTCTGGCTCCGATTCCGGGCAAGGCGGCTGTCGGTATCGAAATCCCGAATCGCAAGTTCCAGACGGTGTACAGCCTCGATGTTTTCCAGAGCGAAAAGTTCAAGCCATCGCCCGAAAAGATTCTGGTGGCGCTCGGTAAAGACATTACCGGCGAAGCATTCACGATGGACTTGGCCAAGGCCCCGCACTTGCTGATTGCAGGCCAGACGGGTTCCGGTAAGTCCGTGTGCATTAACGCACTCATGGCTTCGATGCTTTTCAGTAAGACTCCTGACGAACTCCGCATGATTTTGGTGGACCCGAAGGCGGTGGAACTCAAGATGTACGAAAACATCCCGCATTTGCTGGCTCCGGTGATTACCAAGCCTGAAATTGCCATTCAGGCGTTGCAGTGGCTGTGCTACGAGATGGACCGCAGAACTGAAGTTCTGGCATCGGCGAAGGTGCGTAACATTGGCGGCTTTAACGCGAAGTTTGAGGCGGGCGAGTTGCCTGATGAAGTGCCCGAAGAAGACCGTAGTCATCGCATGGCGTTCATCGTGGTGATTATCGATGAAATGGCGGACCTTATGATGGTCGCCGGCAAGGAAATTGAAAAGAACGTGGCGCGTCTTGCCGCAAAGGCTCGTGCCGTGGGCATTCACCTGGTGCTTGCCACGCAGCGCCCGTCGGTGAAGGTTATCACTGGTATTATCAAGGCGAACTTGCCGACGCGTATCAGCTTCAAGGTGGCCTCTCAGATTGACGCCCGCACGGTCATGGACCATGCCGGCGCCGAAAAGCTCCTGGGCCGCGGCGACATGCTTTACAAGGCGGTGAACGATCCGGAACCGGTTCGCGTTCACGGAGCTTTCTTAAGCGACGAAGAAGCCGAAAAGCTTGCCGATGCCTGCTCCGACCAGAACGTATTCTACCCGCAGGTAGAATCGTTCGACGTCAGCGACGGCGAAGGCGACGAAGACGGCGATGGCGGAGGCAAGGACTTGGGCAAGCTTGACAAACTGCTCTACGATGTGGCCGTTTGGGCTGTCGAATGCCGCGGGCTTTCGACCTCGGCGGTGCAGCGCCACTTTAGCATGGGATTCAGCCGAGCCGGTAAAATTGTGGATCAACTTTACAGCCTCGGCGTGTGTGGCCCTGCTAAGGGCAACTCCAAGCCCCGCGCCATGCTCCTTGGCATCGAAGAAATCCAGAACATGGAACGCTCCGGAAAATTCGGGTAA